The Musa acuminata AAA Group cultivar baxijiao chromosome BXJ3-6, Cavendish_Baxijiao_AAA, whole genome shotgun sequence region TCTTCTATGGATAGTTGATGGCCAGTGGCAATTCTGAATAGATCAAGATTTTGTTGCAATCATTTAAGGTTTAGACATTCTTACTCTACCCTGCAATTCGGCAAAGCTTTCTGGGATAGTGGCATCTATTGCCACTATCCCAGACCGCTTGGCTGGTTGTTCTTGTATACATGTGAGGTGAGTAATAGTGAAGCGGCAGAGGTCTTTTGAGTGGCGGTGCAGAGGTGATAGGAGTACTCtggtggggagagagagagagagagagagagagagagagagagagagagaggtttgaaTCCTTGTGAAGGTGATTTTCTAGAATGGATTCACCCCCTCCTTTATCCTAAATTGGAAGAAAAAAACAGCACCAGATAGAATGTCACCGTGACTGGTATCCAATTGGATAATAAAACCTTATTCATGCCCTTTTTTAGCATGACTAATATTTGCATGCATTCCAATTGAAATCTTGTTGCACTTGGGCTACTTAGAGGTGTCCAGATATCTCAGGTTTCTGTATATATTATGTTCATTGCTACGATGTGAATCTTTAGGATTTTACATCCAGTTAGTACCTGAACTGTCGATGCTTACGAGATTGTGTCTGCTTACCTCGACCTTTATCAGCATTCATTAAACTAGAGTGATTTGCAGAAGGAGcttatgaaaaatactataatttgCGACAAATGTAATTATTTGACATCTATAATGTTGCAGTTCAGATACTTGCTAGCTTATAATTTTGGTGAGGATCTAATTAAATAACAAGCCTGGATCTTTTCCTACTATCAAGTTTAGAGCAATATCGCTAGCCAAACTACTCATTTTATTCTTCTAATAAAGTTTTTCTTTGGTGACAATCATCAAAAACCTTTCTCAGATATTACAACCCTGAGCTTAACTAATGTTGTTGAAAGGCTATATCAAGAACTTCGTTAAACTTTTATTATATAGATGGAAAATACCACTTTAAATTTGTTGTCTTTGTAAGACATATATCAGTTTGCAGATGAGTCTACTGTGGTTGTCGGTCCACCATTTGTCATGTGATTACTAATGTTGCAGTAGAATTTCAGAAGAACAGTCGTAAAAGGACAATGATTGACCATATCGCAATTCCAAATTAAACCTGTAAATTGCTATTTACTGCTTTGGGTAATTGATACTGTCTCATGAGAAGGCTTAAGCCTATTCAAGCTTCTTTCTTGAATAACCTAAAGCATACATGCCTTTCTTTTTGTGATTATTTTTATATTGCTGACTTAGCTGTTCCCATTTAATAGATCCAAAAGTTTATTTCTTGATTCAGAATTCACATCATCCTTGGTTATTACAGGCATTATCAATAAGTTGGTGGCTGGATCATGGCAATGCTATTATTCCCCTTCATTCCACCTTGGCTTGATGGTGAAAGATCCAGTTTACAGAAAACACACAGTAAAGCATCCATCAGAAGAATTTTCAGATACAACTCTTAAATGATAGTGCAACGCCCTCAACTTGAATCAAATGAGCACCCAAATGTCTTCTGTATAAGCTATAGTTGGTGATCTTTCAATTATTATGACAAAGTTCTTTAGGCAATCAGAGAACTCAATTGACATTCTGAAACAAGATGCTGGTGAGAGTGTTCATGTGAGATGCCTTCATTAACATCCATGGAAAGAGTCCACAGTGTACTACCAGACCTGGTGGAGCTGCAAACTCTGGGGGAAAGAAATTATACAGCCTGTTCTCTCTTAGGGAAGAGCATGATTGATACGTGGAGATGAAAAGGTTTGGAACAATCACAGCAATTCATTCGGCAGCTAGTATTCTTCATGTTGTTCGATCTCCTCACAGATGTGTTTCTGGTGTTTGGATATTGCAGGTGGTGTTCTAACATGCCACCTCGGTTACGCGGCTGAATCCAaccaacctcttcctacagatccAAAACGTCACTGAGATCTCAAAGGCATCAACATCACCCATGGATGCACTGAAGGGTACAaaaatcacagaccaatccaattGGTCATATCAGCTCGACCGGACCAAACAAACACCAGTGGATCTCGTACCGAATCCAACGAAAGATTGACGAGGATTTGCTCACATCGGACTTCTGCAAACGACATCAATATACACGGCCAAAGCTCGTAATCTCTCTACACAGCAACTTACATTATCTTACAATAAAGCATAATTAAGGAGAACAACATGACATTACCGTCCTTAaatccccatatatatatatatataattgttcgTGCTCTTCTTCCACAACCCAAAATTAATAAAAGAATTTTATTATTACCGTATGTTAATAAGCTACTTTTTTTTATCGTAGTAATTCTCTGTAAGTCTTCGGCTGACTCGATCGTGGTTGCTTGGAACAGGCGGTGATGGTGGTCACGAAGGGGCGGATTAGCTTCTCCAGTTGGGGCACTGGTCGACGGGGCGCATCTTCTGCGTGCCGGCCTTGAGCGGGCAGGGCGTGTCGAAGGGCGGAACCATGCAATTGTACTGCAGGCAGAGGGCCGCGCCAACGGGGATGACAGCTGCAGCAGGGCCGAACTCGATCCCTGTCAGGAAGTTGTGCTGGAGGTAGAGCAGTTGCATCCCGTTGCTGAGCCGCTGCACCAGGCGGCTCGGAACCTCCCCGGTGAACCGGTTGTTGTTGAGGTACAGGCGGTCCACGCCGGCCAGCTGCGGCGGAACGGATCCCCACAACCGGTTGTAGCTCAGGTCTACCACCGGGATGACCACGTCTCCCTGGGGCACCACTCGCCCGGAGAAGGCGTTGCGCTGGAGTTGGAGAGCCTCGAGCCGGAGTCGGAACACGCATCCGGGGATGGGGCCCTCGAGCAGGTTGGAGCTGAGGTCCAGGAAGTTGAGGCGGGTGAGGCGGGGGAGCACGGCGTCCACGCTGCCGGTGAGCGCGTTGGAGCCGAGGGCGAGGTACTGCAGGGAAGACGGCAGCGGCGGGATGGGGCCGGAGAGCTGGTTGTGCTTGAGGTCGAGGCGGAGGAGGGCGGCGGAGCGCGGGAAGCGCGGGATTGGGCCGGAGAGCTGGTTGTGGCAGAGGATGAGGTTGGAGAGTGCGGAAGCGGCGGTCAGGGCGGGGGGAACAGGTCCGGAGAGCTGGTTGTAGCTGAGGTCGAGGGTGCGGATACGGCGGAGGGAGCCGAAGCCGGCGGGGAGGGGGCCGGAGAGGAGGTTCTTGCTGAGGGCGAGGAATCGCAGGCCGCTGCAGCGGGCAAGGGCGTCGGGGATAGGGCCGGTGACGCGGCCGGGGACGAGGGACAGCTCGGCGAGTGCGGAGAGGCGGCCGAGGGCGGGGTCGAGGCGGCCTTGCAAGCCCGGGGAGCCCGCGCGGGGGTCACCCAGGGCGAGCGCCACCACGCGGTCCCCGGCGCAGAAGACGCCCGGGAAACCGCAAGGGTCGTCGGTGAAGTCCCACGCGGAGAAGAAGTCGGACCCGGGCATGTCCTCCAGTCGCTTCCGCACAGCCTGCAGCGCCAGGAAGTCCACCGGGTCCAATATCCCCACCACGCCCTTCGACGACGCCAGCAGCAGTAGCAGAAGTAAGAGACCCCCCAAGAAGCAGCACCGCAACGCCATCGTCACAACCATCACCGCATCGGCTCTGTACAAAGTCTGCTCTGCTTTCCTTGGCTCCCCTCCTTTCGACcgctcctttcctttctttccttgAGCTGCAAAGGGGAAAAGAGGGGGTTTTAATAGAGAAGACGGAGGGTTCACGGTACACCCTTTCTACGTTGGCCTGCTGGCTTTCTCGTGGGGAAGGGCGTGAGCACTTTAATGGCGGAAACCGTAAAGAGCGAAGACGTGGGGGAGAAGCCTCCCTCTCTTTTCTATTCTGCGGTGGGTTGGTTGCCGGCGAGGGTCTCGTGTCCCAGAAGATGGTAGTAATCGATGCTGGCTTGAGGAGGAAGGGGAAATCGATGTGGGTACTCGATGCCTCCTCCCGCCTCTGCAGCGAGCGGACGGTTCTttatcgtcgtcgtcatcatcatcgtcattatAAGCGTGGTGCGGGGTTTTGCCTTCTAATTATTGTCATCTTACTGGTGGTTTTGGTCCGGAACAATAAACGGCTGTCCGAGGCAAGTGGTTCGGGGTTCGGTGGTGCGGTACGGGGAACAGAGGGAAGGACACCTCAGTGGCCACGTCAGACAAGGGCGTGGCGGCCATGTCGGAGTCGTCCTTGGAACGCCACGTGCCGGTTGCGCTCAATTGGTACAGAAAGGCCCTCATCTCAGGTGGGAGATGTCTTCTTCGTTCGACTGACTGCAACTCTGAGACATGTCATGTGACGAATGTGGGGCTAAGGCAAACCTGGTGATCAGATCAGCCGACCGAGAAGACGACAATAGAGTGTCACGTCGATGCGGTGGCCATGTTTGCGGGGGGAGGGTCTAAGCTTGTACGCGCCACTGGCAATTTGCCCCCGGGAAGATGGTCCATGATATGTGCGTCGGGTAGCACGCAGCAAACTAACTGTTCGACGTAAGGCAGCCAGTTTCCTTTGAAAGAGAGTGGCTTTACTTCTTCGTTCCCATCGTGTTTCAGATGTCAGGAAGGCCTTGTCAAGTATGGTTCGTCTTTGGGGCCGACTGATTCCTGGCCAAGGATTGATTCCCTTTCTCGTTCTGAGGATTCCTGGCCAGCGAATGCGAATCTTAAGTTACCACACAGTGTGTTGTCACAGAAACGAGTAACATAGAGCACACAAGTCTTGATATAAGCAACAAAGTCCAGCTTGTAAACATAGAAAACTAGTTTGAAGTTTATTTCACCACGAAGAGGAAAGTGAATCGCCCTTGAAACTAATTAATGGTGAATACTTGTGTAAATGTAAACAGGAAGGAGAGCTCATCTGTGGGAAGCACGTCCAACTACATGAACTAAAAATCCATATCTACAGAATGTACAGTGACCGTGGTGGTCTAGGTGGTTGGATTGGCAGACCTTTTGCTTCCATCTCCATAACTAAAAATGCATTATCTACCTTTGATTGCAAAATGAGAATCAAAGAGAAGGAGCAAGTGTAGCTGTAGAAGTACATGTCGATAGCTTCCGGTTTGTAGGTTGTTTCAGCCATCCAAGATAGAAATTTGCTTGTAGAAAGACATCGTATGATGAAGCCACCAACTTCCACATCATCAACCTGTTCCGCATCATCAAAAGGTAAAATAATTGACACAGAAAATTTAGATTCAGTGCTGAACAAAAGATCTTGCGAGTTTAGGTTCACCTTCTTCGCTGAAGGCAAATATACCTCCCACCATGTTGTCGTCGTCCCCATCTTCCTCGGGCTTTTCTCTCTCGCAGTGGCTGCTGTTGCTGTCTGCATCTGTTACAGCTTCAGTCAACTCGCGGCAGTCATCGCGTTCCGATACTTGGCAGTAACCCTCGTTGAAATATTGGGCAAACTCCACTGAATTGTGGGAATCAGATCTTTCAGCGTGTTCCATGTGGGTGTTTGTAGAACATGCCTTTTGAACTTTACCACTTCCTTTATCGTTCATAAAGTCATTATCTACAACCAGTAATCTACCACTACATGACAGGCTACTTGATCTTGTCGACACACCATCAGTGACAGAGTCATCCTTGACAGAATAGCTATTGGTGTCTTCTGAATGAAGTCGGGTGCAATCATTAACGGAGTCCTTTATTGGCAGTGTAGTGGATGCTTTGGATTCTGATAATGCAGGAATACCTTTGCTGATGATTGAAGGCGAACCGTGACCAGATTCATCAGCTGTAGTCTTCTCTATCGCCTGCAAGCTAACAGGTTCACAAGATCctgtttcatcaaaatcgagcaaACTTTGTGTAGTTCCTGACCCTAGAATAAACATTTAGGGATTAGTAAGTTTCTGATTACCAAATTCCATATCAAAGTTTCTTCAAATTCaaaacttttacttaccaaaatccGATCCACATGCAAAAGATACAGGCTTAAACTCATCTGTAGCTTGGAAAACCCCTGATGATGAAGTTTGATATCTACCTCCAACCCTGAAAATGTAGATCATGTAATGGCCAGGTTGTATCCTTGGTTAGTACTCATTGCTTATTCTGATACTGACTCCAATTATTTTCCATTTTGTTGGGTTCTTCAAGAGTCAACGCTCAACCCAAACTACCAAAATGGTGTCAGATATGTAGACGAGTAACAAATAACAGAAACAAGACTCAGAAACTCAAACTATTGAACATGATTGGCAATTTGAAAAAATGAATGGGATAAAGTCTGTACCTATCATTCCAGCTGGATTGGATACAGCGAAATTGCTCAAAAACAGGAAGTAGATCCTTTCGCCTTATTTCTAtctcatcaaaaaataaattttcaatctCAATCTCTCCACCATCTTCTGTAAAACCTTCAACTGCTCTTGATGGATTcaacacacaaaaacatatctacgataaaaaaaaaaagattagatacATCATCAAACGACTTGGAGAAATTAGTCATTTTTATGAACAGCTCAGAAACAGAAAAAATGACCACCTTTGATTTCTGCCATATCGGGATCTTTCCCGAGTTAATCTGTACCTCTGCATTTGAAAGGTACCAGTGGAATCTTTCACTTCTTGCCGACTCTGCTCCAGGTACACTGCCAGTAGTCGACATGGAACATGAAGTTTCATTATCTTCACTATCTCCGGAATCCATAACTGTCTCACTAGTTTGCTGATCATTACAGAATATTCTGGAAATATCTTCCTCTCTCTCAGGCCAATTCAATCTTCTGCAGACATCCCACCATTGAACTGGCTCAGCATTTACACGTAAATCATCATCTTGAAGTTGCAACACAGAAGTAGGTATTGTTTTCGAGCTTCTATCACAAGGCTCCACAAAAGAAGATGGAAGAAGTTTGTGTTGTATGACATGACCAGATGGAGAGTAAACTAGAAGATGCTCCAACGAGTTGGCCTTGGAGGGACCCCGTGGAGTGTCATGATACAGAGAATTATGAAACACAGCAGCAACGGCACCTGATGGTACAGATATCTTGCCTGCTGCAGAAGCAGCAACATTGCTAACAGTGCTTAGCCAACCAGAATTAGCATTTTTAATCCTACTAACTACAGAATATGTAATTGGAGGTGGTGGTTGTTGTAACTGTTGATGGATCATGCAACAGGAAGCTGCCCACCATGGCGACGTGAGATTAGGAGTAAGAATCGGTCCATCATGGATATTTTGTGGTTGAAGGCTAGCATCACCACCGAAAGGTGATATAACATATATGTGACAAGTTCCCCGGGATGAAATAATTGAAATCCACTGACTATAATGACTAAATGAGATATCCTGTATGACCTGgtacaagaaaaaaagaaatccaTCAAATATACTAAACAACTGACATGTCAGTTGCCCTACAAAACATTATAAAGATAACTCTTAGATTCATACAGCCGCTGTTAGCCCACGATATAGTTTGTAAAGATGAGCATGTGATGATGTCCAATCATAATGTGCTGAGATAGAACCATTATGTACACGGGTAGGCATAATCCGGAAAATGTTTATATTGTGCCCATGTATTGAAGCTGTAACCAAAAGGGTACCACTTGGGTCAAAACAGAGAGCAGATATTGGACTGGTGTGAGCCCTAAATTGTGAAATGACATCCTTCGAAATGAAATCTTTTATAACAACCTGCATAGAACCATTACAAATAATTAATTTATCCAAAAAAAAgaccatatgatttcaaatccatCTGCATTAATATAAGAGGAACATATCCAACTTTGATAATATACACACCGTTCCTGCATTGTCAGGTTCAGTTGGAAGTCCTGTTGGTGGAAATCTTCCAGACCTGTTGGAATGTGGTGACAAAGGAGAACTAGAACCATCAGGAAGTAACTCCTGACAATATTTTGAGAGAGTTTTGTAACCTACATCTCCCAGATTAAGAATTCCAGCAGCCAACGTTTTACTAGATTCCATTGCATAACGAGCAACTAAATTTCCACTGCTGGGTGAAGTTGATGGGCTTACGCTTGGAGAGGGAGTAAGATTTTGAGGACTAAGGCGGCCTGTACTTGGTACAAGAGGGTTATTGGAAGCGTAAGCTAACCACCTAGGACCAACAGCCATCGGACCATAACCAATGTTAACACCAGCTGTTCCTTGTAAAGGATAGGTCAGAACGCTGAACTTGTTCTCGAGAGTAACAGCATCAAAGCAGTATATCTGCCAAAACAAAATTCAAGcaatcagaaaagataaatcatTATGTTGAATCCCATATCAACATGATACTCAAAAATATAGTACATTTCCTGCTTACTTGTGCAGCAAGCGCCACAGCAACTATTCTAGGACTGCACCGAATCATATATACAGCAGAGCGGAATCTCAGAACATGAACATAGCTATGATATTTGAGTGAGTAGAACCTAACAACTGAAGGAGTAGTGATACTATTTCCTGCCTGAGGTTCATTGACGCTCTCTCTAATTAATGCACTCAGACGGCCACCTTGGACCATACCTGTGCCATTGGTCTCATCACCAGCAACAATCAAGAGCAAAGGAtgtgaggctctgaatccttcAGTAGCTTCAGACATCATTGGCGTGGGCTGCATCTGTAAAAAAGTAGCTGGGCCATCACGCTTGGATACCAGTTCGCAGACATTAGAGGCATCCTCCACATCAAGCACTTGAAATCCATTAGAATAACCAAGAAGTAGAACATTCTTGAAGGAAGATGGACTAAGCTCTAGTTTATCGAAGCCAGCCCATAAAACCTGTTAGAGAAATAATTGATTATGATCAAAATGAAACACAGAAAATATATGGACGATGTTGTGGATGATTCTGGTGAAAATTTGTTATACAAAAACGGCTTAATAATACCCAATAAATGAAATATGTTTACTAACCAAATATAGCATAAATAAGGTAAACTAGTCAAAACTACGTAACCACAGTTACATATGCCTCATAGTTCATTTTCTTATGCACAATTTAAATAGTTAATATAATCAAACTATTCAAACTAAGTGCACCTTCACAAGCCTCCCTAATATCCCCCACTCTCTTTACTTTCCGAAGCAAATTACCAGCACAAATAAGTTCCTGTGTAAATCTGCTTTTGCATTTTCTACTATTACACCAAATATATGGAAGGCCACTAGTATATCTTTAGTTACCAAGTTAACTAGGCCAGTTTGTTGTGGAACCTCTTCATCAAAGCTAGGAAAAAATATAGTGAAACTTTTGCTTTTTGATGGCAGTAAAAAGGTTATGAGAAATCCACTTCATGGAGtacttttttataattaattaattaaatatataggGTGAACAGTGAAAATTAAGCCAGTGCATGGTGGATTGACACACCACTACCATGACCACTTGGTTACAACTGCCCTTAATCTCCTCTTGTGGTTAATATACACCAACTTTTAATTGTAAAAACATGCAAAAGTACTTTGGCAATACTATAACGTAGAAAAATGAGTTTATACCCACCAGCTTATATGTACCAAAACAGTagcagcagcaccaccaccaAAACTCAAGATGACAATAAGTTCCAACTTGACAAGTTGTATTCATAGTGCCACATGCCTAGTAAAGAATTTTGAAAAGAACGGGCAAGCAACCAGTGATCCTATTCTCATTGGAAACTGGACCTACCTGTAATCCTACAACCAAATCAAAGTAATTACTATGGTTTTTCAACCAGGATGTGAGGCACTAAGATTCCAATAGTTCAGAGTAAAAATATCACCTACTCTTGCATTAATAAACTTCATCAAGACTGAGATCCTAACTCAAATGAGACTAGAATAATTTAAACTAGTAAAACAGGACTTTTCTtctcaaaaattcataaaaattctcatCTGGAGGAACATCTAGATCTTTTCAAACTCAAATCCCATTGACCCAGCAATATAACTAATCCAAAAACTCCCCTGATTTAGGATCTGTAATCTATTACTCAGAATACCAACAAGATAACTAATCCAAAAACTCCCCTGAACTAGGATCTGTTATCTATTACTCAGAATGTGGTTCTAAAGCCAGTAATAGTATTTATCTAAACAAACAATGATAAAAAAATGTAACCTATATATTGTTTGGACTGAAACCTGTTACTC contains the following coding sequences:
- the LOC135641525 gene encoding probably inactive leucine-rich repeat receptor-like protein kinase IMK2, with translation MVVTMALRCCFLGGLLLLLLLLASSKGVVGILDPVDFLALQAVRKRLEDMPGSDFFSAWDFTDDPCGFPGVFCAGDRVVALALGDPRAGSPGLQGRLDPALGRLSALAELSLVPGRVTGPIPDALARCSGLRFLALSKNLLSGPLPAGFGSLRRIRTLDLSYNQLSGPVPPALTAASALSNLILCHNQLSGPIPRFPRSAALLRLDLKHNQLSGPIPPLPSSLQYLALGSNALTGSVDAVLPRLTRLNFLDLSSNLLEGPIPGCVFRLRLEALQLQRNAFSGRVVPQGDVVIPVVDLSYNRLWGSVPPQLAGVDRLYLNNNRFTGEVPSRLVQRLSNGMQLLYLQHNFLTGIEFGPAAAVIPVGAALCLQYNCMVPPFDTPCPLKAGTQKMRPVDQCPNWRS
- the LOC135641524 gene encoding autophagy-related protein 18g-like, translating into MRKGRVKSGLLPSSLRIISSCLKTVSSNAGSVASSVRSAGASVAASIAVPAEDEKDQVLWAGFDKLELSPSSFKNVLLLGYSNGFQVLDVEDASNVCELVSKRDGPATFLQMQPTPMMSEATEGFRASHPLLLIVAGDETNGTGMVQGGRLSALIRESVNEPQAGNSITTPSVVRFYSLKYHSYVHVLRFRSAVYMIRCSPRIVAVALAAQIYCFDAVTLENKFSVLTYPLQGTAGVNIGYGPMAVGPRWLAYASNNPLVPSTGRLSPQNLTPSPSVSPSTSPSSGNLVARYAMESSKTLAAGILNLGDVGYKTLSKYCQELLPDGSSSPLSPHSNRSGRFPPTGLPTEPDNAGTVVIKDFISKDVISQFRAHTSPISALCFDPSGTLLVTASIHGHNINIFRIMPTRVHNGSISAHYDWTSSHAHLYKLYRGLTAAVIQDISFSHYSQWISIISSRGTCHIYVISPFGGDASLQPQNIHDGPILTPNLTSPWWAASCCMIHQQLQQPPPPITYSVVSRIKNANSGWLSTVSNVAASAAGKISVPSGAVAAVFHNSLYHDTPRGPSKANSLEHLLVYSPSGHVIQHKLLPSSFVEPCDRSSKTIPTSVLQLQDDDLRVNAEPVQWWDVCRRLNWPEREEDISRIFCNDQQTSETVMDSGDSEDNETSCSMSTTGSVPGAESARSERFHWYLSNAEVQINSGKIPIWQKSKICFCVLNPSRAVEGFTEDGGEIEIENLFFDEIEIRRKDLLPVFEQFRCIQSSWNDRVGGRYQTSSSGVFQATDEFKPVSFACGSDFGSGTTQSLLDFDETGSCEPVSLQAIEKTTADESGHGSPSIISKGIPALSESKASTTLPIKDSVNDCTRLHSEDTNSYSVKDDSVTDGVSTRSSSLSCSGRLLVVDNDFMNDKGSGKVQKACSTNTHMEHAERSDSHNSVEFAQYFNEGYCQVSERDDCRELTEAVTDADSNSSHCEREKPEEDGDDDNMVGGIFAFSEEG